The following are encoded in a window of Hydrotalea sp. genomic DNA:
- a CDS encoding tetratricopeptide repeat protein gives MLAITHQAQANQFDITANSNQPTKRVAQLGTPLLPADSTTTPPVINNGNNVNAAQVKPTCVDLIKKYNDIIQSSAKASDLRLAYWGRAGCNYRLGRFQFTLDDYNFMLQKNWIGKKDMAMFYNNRGNAYFNLKSYGPAISNYTQAIGEKPNAVYYLNRGNAHQASGDYENAMQDYNKAISIDPNQADSYANRGNLYLNSDKNDLAMADYNRALNLGNLQGLRPATVYFYRGLSNVALNKNDDAMNDFNRAISLDQKNADSYIERGKLLIKNNQALLAIDDFNKAINLNKNFALAYQLRGLAKKSVGQNGDNDLQTAEQLKKQ, from the coding sequence ATGCTCGCCATAACGCACCAGGCACAGGCTAACCAATTTGACATCACGGCCAACAGCAACCAACCCACCAAGCGCGTGGCGCAACTTGGCACACCCCTGTTGCCCGCCGATTCCACCACAACGCCACCCGTTATCAATAATGGAAATAACGTTAATGCGGCGCAGGTCAAACCGACTTGTGTTGACCTTATAAAAAAATATAACGACATCATTCAATCAAGCGCGAAGGCTAGCGACCTGCGCCTTGCCTATTGGGGACGCGCCGGTTGTAATTATCGTTTGGGGCGTTTTCAATTCACGTTGGACGATTACAATTTTATGCTCCAAAAAAATTGGATAGGTAAAAAAGACATGGCGATGTTTTATAACAATCGCGGCAATGCCTATTTCAATCTAAAAAGTTACGGCCCAGCAATTAGCAATTACACCCAGGCGATTGGTGAAAAACCGAATGCGGTTTATTACCTGAATCGCGGCAACGCCCACCAGGCCTCGGGCGATTATGAAAATGCGATGCAAGATTATAACAAGGCCATCAGCATCGACCCGAACCAAGCCGACTCCTACGCCAACCGTGGCAACCTTTACCTCAACAGCGACAAAAATGACTTGGCCATGGCCGATTACAACCGCGCCCTGAACCTTGGTAATTTGCAGGGCCTGCGTCCCGCCACGGTGTATTTTTATCGCGGCCTGAGCAATGTCGCGCTCAACAAAAATGACGATGCGATGAATGATTTCAATCGTGCCATTTCGCTCGACCAAAAAAATGCTGACAGCTATATTGAGCGCGGCAAGTTGCTTATCAAAAACAATCAAGCCCTGTTGGCGATTGATGATTTTAACAAGGCCATCAACCTTAATAAAAATTTTGCCCTGGCCTATCAATTGCGTGGCTTGGCAAAAAAATCGGTCGGGCAAAACGGCGACAATGATTTGCAAACCGCCGAGCAATTAAAAAAGCAATAG
- a CDS encoding HlyD family type I secretion periplasmic adaptor subunit produces MFDPNMVRPKPAGRDRDIVLGSVTIVVGLLIFFIWAFFSPLHEGVMAQGTIVVEGQRKVIQHLEGGIVKNILVKEGDTVKTNDVLVEMEGTQSRANFDIVTGRYESALAQVTRLTATYSNQPTLVFPNELLQSAKTNKQLQSTLTAQQEIFKAYREQYANQVKIYQERLAGLISQQRAKQSYLGGIKKELINLQSLERDRLVDHATVIARQRDYEETNSDINRLGSDIASTQLSLSQIKIDSLEKISRELAEAQKEMNDLKAQRDNLADVVSRIEIRSPVDGKILRLAITGAGQVVPPGGALMEIVPIDDKLVIHAMVNATDRPGLVEGQKVRVSFPSLKSRVLPTIYGTLNLISADVIQNPNAAPTTSIQANKVNPSSFYSATISVTPEELKKLDDNKLDPGMPVTVMIEGKKRTPMAYFLKPFSGLWDEAFIEK; encoded by the coding sequence ATGTTTGACCCCAATATGGTTCGCCCCAAGCCGGCGGGGCGCGACCGCGATATTGTTTTGGGTTCGGTTACCATTGTCGTTGGCCTGTTGATATTTTTTATTTGGGCGTTTTTTTCACCATTGCACGAGGGCGTGATGGCGCAGGGCACTATCGTGGTTGAGGGGCAACGAAAAGTTATCCAACATTTGGAGGGCGGCATCGTTAAAAATATATTGGTCAAGGAAGGCGACACGGTAAAAACCAACGATGTGTTGGTGGAGATGGAAGGCACGCAAAGCCGCGCCAATTTTGATATTGTAACCGGCCGTTATGAATCTGCCCTGGCGCAGGTCACGCGCTTGACCGCAACCTACAGCAATCAACCGACATTGGTTTTCCCCAATGAATTGTTGCAGTCCGCCAAAACCAACAAGCAATTACAAAGCACCTTGACCGCGCAACAGGAAATTTTTAAGGCCTATCGCGAACAATATGCTAACCAAGTAAAAATTTACCAAGAACGATTAGCCGGCTTAATCAGCCAACAACGCGCCAAGCAATCTTATTTGGGCGGCATCAAAAAAGAACTCATCAATTTACAATCGCTGGAGCGGGATCGCTTGGTCGACCATGCCACGGTGATTGCACGGCAACGCGATTACGAAGAAACCAACAGCGACATCAATCGCTTGGGGTCAGACATAGCCTCTACCCAATTGTCCTTGTCGCAAATCAAAATTGATTCGTTGGAGAAAATCTCTCGCGAATTGGCCGAGGCACAAAAAGAAATGAACGACCTAAAAGCGCAAAGGGATAATTTGGCGGATGTTGTTAGCCGAATTGAGATTCGCTCGCCGGTCGACGGAAAAATTCTTCGCCTCGCCATCACTGGTGCTGGCCAGGTTGTCCCCCCGGGTGGCGCGCTGATGGAAATTGTGCCGATTGATGACAAATTGGTTATCCACGCCATGGTGAATGCGACCGACCGACCCGGGTTGGTCGAAGGGCAAAAGGTGCGGGTTAGTTTTCCATCGTTAAAATCGCGCGTCTTGCCAACAATTTATGGCACGCTCAATCTGATTTCGGCCGACGTAATTCAAAACCCCAACGCCGCCCCAACCACCAGCATCCAAGCCAACAAGGTCAACCCCAGTAGTTTTTACAGCGCGACCATCAGCGTCACCCCCGAGGAATTAAAAAAATTGGACGATAACAAACTTGACCCAGGCATGCCGGTCACCGTGATGATTGAGGGTAAAAAAAGAACACCGATGGCCTATTTTCTGAAGCCATTTAGCGGCCTGTGGGATGAAGCATTCATCGAAAAATAA
- a CDS encoding TolC family protein, with amino-acid sequence MRQPSHRPFGYSQKAIWHFFILTAIALAPQDLRAQDSSGQAQTATPATTATYDFVTALRDALANDPRLAAANEALTAQAASAQITKMSALPQLTTSGYIGNYTQKKFQQIPNYYTLSGPFGNQRIQVGSTAGTVTISGTLSEANLTASQNLLTFGRQQANEGISDSQYRLAQWQQKKIAYQITTDVANNYIGCATAGEIAKTKQFYRSSLQSIYNNVKRKYDVNAATNTDLNLAAINYRNAANDLLLQQQQVATSCQKLLRLTAQDMDYKQLLPRLSLADLDQYDKLIPNNFDDIKNTTLANNPDLGTAVESLTLRQKQKEQAVANLMPIASWSAKVEQLTVPGSVSRNGVTPSATINNQSATITLNYQQNIMQSIFQLSASNHKATAQSYLAAEQLQTTVNQLLNLWQNYQANKKSLPFMVRSLHELELSVAGIDKLYNRGIAPLSALLQKRQEFFANLIQYHQLHENQLIGSLTLLALLGHWS; translated from the coding sequence ATGAGACAACCTTCACACCGCCCATTCGGCTATTCGCAAAAAGCCATCTGGCATTTTTTTATCTTAACGGCGATTGCCCTGGCACCGCAGGATTTGCGGGCGCAGGATTCATCGGGCCAAGCCCAGACAGCCACTCCAGCCACAACGGCAACCTATGATTTTGTCACGGCCTTGAGGGATGCCCTGGCCAACGACCCACGGCTGGCTGCCGCCAACGAAGCATTAACCGCGCAAGCCGCCAGCGCGCAGATAACAAAAATGTCGGCCCTGCCGCAACTTACCACCAGCGGTTATATCGGCAACTATACCCAAAAAAAATTCCAACAGATTCCGAATTATTATACTCTGAGTGGCCCATTTGGCAACCAACGGATTCAAGTTGGCTCGACCGCCGGCACGGTAACCATTAGCGGCACCCTGAGCGAGGCCAACCTGACCGCCAGTCAAAATTTATTAACCTTTGGCCGGCAACAGGCCAACGAAGGAATCAGCGACAGCCAATATCGCCTGGCGCAATGGCAACAGAAAAAAATCGCCTATCAAATCACCACCGACGTCGCCAACAATTATATTGGTTGCGCCACCGCCGGGGAAATCGCCAAAACCAAACAATTTTACCGCTCCAGTTTGCAATCGATATACAACAATGTGAAAAGAAAATATGACGTCAATGCCGCAACCAACACCGACCTTAACCTGGCGGCCATCAATTACCGCAACGCCGCAAATGATTTGTTATTGCAACAGCAACAGGTTGCAACATCCTGCCAAAAATTATTACGCCTCACGGCGCAGGACATGGATTACAAGCAATTGTTACCCCGCCTGTCGCTGGCCGACCTTGACCAATATGATAAATTAATTCCAAATAATTTTGACGATATCAAAAATACCACCCTGGCCAATAACCCCGACCTGGGGACGGCGGTTGAAAGCCTGACCCTGCGGCAAAAGCAAAAGGAGCAGGCGGTCGCCAATTTAATGCCGATAGCCAGTTGGAGTGCCAAGGTCGAACAGCTGACCGTGCCCGGCTCGGTCAGCCGCAACGGCGTCACCCCCAGCGCGACCATCAACAACCAATCGGCGACCATCACCCTCAATTACCAACAAAACATCATGCAAAGTATTTTTCAATTGTCGGCCAGCAATCATAAGGCCACGGCGCAATCTTACCTCGCCGCCGAACAATTACAAACCACGGTCAATCAATTGCTCAACCTGTGGCAAAATTACCAAGCCAACAAAAAATCCCTACCCTTCATGGTGCGCTCTTTACATGAATTGGAACTGTCGGTCGCCGGTATCGATAAATTATACAACCGCGGTATCGCGCCGCTTTCTGCCTTGTTACAAAAACGCCAAGAATTTTTTGCCAACTTAATTCAATATCATCAATTGCATGAAAACCAATTGATTGGCAGTCTAACCCTTCTAGCCTTATTGGGACATTGGTCATGA